One region of Corvus moneduloides isolate bCorMon1 chromosome 1, bCorMon1.pri, whole genome shotgun sequence genomic DNA includes:
- the DYNC1LI1 gene encoding cytoplasmic dynein 1 light intermediate chain 1 — protein MAAVVGRAGSFGSSSSSGLGSAAGFSSASSAASAATANNNNAELRAGGDEDDGQNLWSCILSEVSTRSRSKLPSGKNVLLLGEDGAGKTSLIGKIQGIEEYKKGRGMEYLYLNVHDEDRDDQTRCNVWILDGDLYHKGLLKFAMEASSLKDTLVMLVVDMSRPWTALDSLQKWASVVREHIDKLKIPPEEMKEMEQKLVRDFQEYIEPGEDFPASPQRRNTSLQEDKDDSVILPLGADTLTCNLGIPVVVVCTKCDAISVLEKEHDYRDEHFDFIQSHIRRFCLQYGAALIYTSVKENKNIDLVYKYIVQKLYGFPFNVPAVVVEKDAVFIPAGWDNDKKIGILHENFQTLKADDSFEDIITKPPVRKFVHEKEIVAEDDQVFLMKQQSQLAKQPPTAAGRPVDASPRVPGGSPRTPNRSVTSNVASVTPIPTGSKKIDPNMKAGATSEGVLANFFNSLLSKKTGSPGGPGGVGGSPGGGGTGGAGSNLPPSAKKSGQKPVLTDVQAELDRISRKPEMVSPTSSTSPTEGEAS, from the exons ATGGCGGCGGTGGTGGGGAGAGCCGGCTCTTTcggctcctcttcttcttccgGGCTTGGCTCGGCTGCcggcttttcctctgcttcctctgccGCCTCTGCGGCCACGGCCAACAACAACAACGCGGAGCTGCGGGCGGGCGGCGATGAGGACGATGGGCAGAACCTCTG GTCCTGCATCCTCAGCGAGGTGTCCACGCGCTCCCGCTCTAAGCTGCCTTCGGGGAAGAACGTCCTCTTGCTGG GTGaagatggagcagggaaaactaGCTTAATAGGAAAAATTCAAGGAATAGAGGAGtacaaaaaaggaagaggaatggAGTACTTGTATTTAAATGTGCATGATGAAGACCGAGATG aCCAAACAAGATGTAATGTATGGATTTTGGATGGTGACCTATATCACAAAGGTCTTCTTAAATTTGCAATGGAGGCAAGCTCTCTAAAGGACACTCTAGTTATGTTGGTAGTAGACATGTCTAGACCTTGGACTGCACTGGATTCTTTACAAAAATGGGCAAGTGTTGTAAGAGAACACATTGACAAGTTAAAAATTCCtcctgaagaaatgaaagaaatggagCAAAAGT tgGTAAGAGACTTCCAGGAGTATATAGAACCAGGCGAGGATTTTCCAGCTTCTccacagagaagaaatactTCATTGCAGGAAGACAAAGATGACAGTGTGATTTTACCCCTGGGTGCAGATACACTAACATGTAACTTAGGCATTCCAGTAGTAGTAGTTTGTACAAAG TGTGATGCCATCAGTGTTCTGGAAAAAGAGCATGACTACAGAGACGAACACTTTGACTTTATTCAGTCACATATCAGACGGTTTTGCTTACAAT ATGGGGCAGCACTTATTTACActtcagtaaaagaaaacaaaaacattgatTTAGTGTATAAGTATATAGTCCAGAAGTTGTATGGATTTCCTTTCAATGTTCCAGCTGTTGTTGTGGAAAAAGATGCAGTATTTAT TCCTGCAGGTTGGGATAATGACAAGAAGATAGGAATATTGCATGAGAACTTCCAGACACTAAAAGCAGATGACAGTTTTGAGGATATCATAACAAAACCACCAGTCAGAAAG TTTGTTCATGAAAAGGAAATTGTAGCAGAGGATGACCAAGTGTTTCTTATGAAGCAGCAG tcACAGTTGGCGAAACAACCACCTACTGCTGCAGGAAGGCCAGTG gatGCCTCACCGAGAGTTCCTGGTGGATCTCCTAGAACACCAAATAGATCTGTGACATCGAATGTTGCCAGTGTTACACCTATCCCTACTGGATCAAAAAAGATTGATCCCAATATGAAAG CTGGAGCTACATCTGAAGGAGTCCTGGCTAACTTCTTCAATAGTCTCCTGAGCAAGAAAACTGGTTCTCCTGGTGGCCCTGGTGGTGTTGGTGGCAGTCCAGGaggaggtggcactggaggTGCTGGCAGCAATTTACCACCATCAGCAAAAAAGTCAG GTCAGAAGCCAGTTTTAACAGATGTTCAGGCAGAATTGGACAGAATTTCACGAAAACCTGAAATGGTCTCTCCTACATCATCTACATCTCCCACAGAAGGTGAAGCATCTTGA